The DNA segment CTATTTCTGCCTTCTTATCCTCCTCTAGAGGAAGATTTTCAGTTTCGGAAGTTTTTGATTGAATTTTGATTTGATCCTGAAGCAACAGAAATAATTGTCTGCGGTCTGGAATAAATAAGGCTGAATTTCTCAATTCCTCCTTAAAACGAATGCTCTGGTTATCATGTAAGTTTTTTAACAAGAGAAGATGAGCCGTCTGAAAATAGGGATATTGGTCAATCAGATTTTTTAATTCCCGATGACTATTTCGATCCATATTCCCCGAATTCTTTATCCAATCTTGTAATAAACTTTGATCCATATTCTTACCAGTTTACAACCGCTGCATTATAAATATCATCAATAATTTGTTCTAATATCTCTTCAACCAAAGAATCTTCCACATCACTTAATTGCTGAGTACTGTCAAAATCTGCGAAAGCTGAAAAACTCTTATCGAAATCATTGTCAGGCTCTTTCTCATTTGTGAAACGAACTTTAATCGTAATCGTTAAACGGTTGGTAGCAGAAATATCATTTGCTGTAACATCTAAAGCTCTTGTTTGATAACCTGTAATTTCACCATCAAAATTCAAGTGTCCATCTGCATCAACAATCTCATTTAATGTAGTTTGCCCTCTAAATTTCTCTTTTAAATCCTCGGTAAACTTATTGCTCAAATTCGGATTCACCAAGGGTGCCCTATTTGGAAAAAATTGCACTGAAAATGACTCTACCTCAGGAGATAAAGAACCTCCACTAAAATTGTAACCAACTTTAGTAAGTCCACAAGCACTCACGAAAATGCTAATAATTAAGCTTAAAAAAACGGTTTTTATCTTGTTCATATAATGAAAAATAAAAATAACAATAATTTGTAAATATTTAGTTGATATCGTACTCTTTGATTTTACGATACAAAGTACGTTCTGAGATTCCTAAATCCAAAGCAGCATATTTTCTTTTTCCATTATGCTTATCCAAGGCTTTTTTAATCAATTCAACCTCTTTATCTTCCAATGATAAAGATTCCTCAACAAAAACCTCTGTATCCTGAATTACTGAATCATTTGGTGTAGGAATATTAGTTGCAGGCTGACTTTGTCCTTGATGCTGCAATATGTCAAACTCCTGATCTTCATACAGTTTACGAATCAGTACTGCATTATCTTTTTGCAAGCTAGATGAATCACCATCCTTTTGCATCAAATCGAAAACCAATTTTTTAAGATCCGTCATGTCTTTCTTCATGTCGAAAAGCACTTGATATAAAATTTCTCTTTCCGATGAAAATGTTTTATCCTTACTAGAGCTATCGGTATAAAGAGCTGGTAACATTTGTTCATCATTCCGAGGCAAATACGGCTGTAAATTTTCAGCTCCAATTTGTCTTTCTTTCTCTATAATAGAGATTTGCTCTGTAATATTTTTCAACTGACGAATGTTTCCTGGCCAACGATAAGCACTTAAAATTTGCTGTGCACCCTCGTTCAATCTTAAAGCAGGCATACGATATTTCTCTGCAAAATCCTGAGCAAATTTTCGGAATAACAAATAGATATCTTCACGACGCTTACGTAGTGCAGGCATGACGATAGGTACCGTATTTAATCTGTAAAATAAGTCCTCTCTAAACTTCCCTTCTTTTACAGCTTGAGGAATATTGATATTTGTAGCTGCAACAACTCTAACATTTGTTTTGAGAACTTTAGATGATCCTACTTTCATAAATTCACCTGTTTCCAAAACACGTAGCAATCTTACTTGAGTCGACAGAGGTAACTCCCCTATCTCATCAAGAAAAATAGTTCCATTATTAGCCACTTCGAAATACCCTTTACGATCGGACAAAGCTCCTGTAAACGCGCCTTTTTCATGACCAAAAAGCTCAGAATCAATCGTTCCTTCCGGAATGGCTCCACAATTCACCGGTATGTATGGGGCATGCTTACGGGCACTAAATTGATGTATAATTTGTGGAAAAACCTCTTTCCCCGTACCACTTTCTCCGGTAATCAGCACAGATAAATCTGTTGGTGACACCTGCACAGCAATATCTATTGCTCGGGTTAGGGCATAAGTATTCCCAATTATTCCAAATCGTAATTTTATTTGTTGTACATCCATCAAAAACCTGATTTTGATTATTACGAGAGTAAAAAACATGAAATTTTTTCATGCTACCTGACAAAATTACTACTTTTTCAATTTAGTAAGCAATTCTACTTCATTATTATCATTAAAGATTGTTAATTTCCCGTATCTTTTTTCAGTCCCTCACGTAATAAAATAGGTAATTTCATTTCTTATAAACTTTCTCGCTCATGGCAATTAACCTGAAGAATCTTAAAGAATCCAATGAATTTTTAAACATTCTATTTGATAATATTACTTCTGCTTTATTTATTTTAGATACAAATGCTCGAGTAGAAAGTATAAATGAATCTTTCTCAATTTTATTCCAAAAACGAGAAGAAAAAATTCTTGGAGATTTATGCGGTAATGCTTTGGGCTGCAAATTCGCAATTGAAGAAAAGGCCTTATGCGGGGAAACGTCTCATTGTAAAAATTGTAAACTACGAAACGATATATTAGCGAATATGTCGCAAAAAGTACCTACCAATAATCGTAAGCTAACTAGAGATTTTTATGCTGACGATACAACAAAAGACACCAAACATTTTCTTTACTCAACAAGACACATTCAATATAACGAGAAGGAATATATACTTGTAATTGTTGATGATCATACAGAATTGGAAAAACAAAAAGCAAAACTGGAAGAACAAAATGATTCTCTTAAAAGTTTAAACGAGCAAAAATCTAAATTTTTAGGAATTGCAGCTCACGATTTAAGAAATCCAATTGGTGCTATCAATTCTTTTTCTGAGTTATTAATTGATTCCTTTGATGAGTTTTCAAAAGAAGATAAAACTGAATTTTTAAATCTAATTAAAGACAGTAGCCAATTCTCACTGCAATTACTCAATGAATTACTTGATATTTCTAAAATTGAATTGGGAAAACTTGAACTTAATAAAGAAAAGATTAACATTGAGAATATCGTAATCAATACAATTAAAATCAATAAAATTTTTGCAAAAAAGAAGAAGATCCAAATTGACTTTAACTCCAAAATAAAGAATCCTTCTATAAAAATTGATAAAAGTAAAATAGAACAAGTATTGCATAACTTACTCAGTAATGCAATAAAATACTCAAATCCTGAAACAAGGGTATCCGTGAGTATAATCGAAACAAATGCTTTTTTACAAATTTCAGTAACCGATCAGGGAGTTGGTATTCCAGAAGAAGAAGTTAAAAATTTGTTTACTGAATTTGGAACCACAAGTGCGAAAACTACAGCCAACGAAAGTAGTACAGGATTGGGCTTAGCTATTGCGAAAAATATAGTTGTAGGTCATGGTGGGGAAATAATGGCAAATAGTAAATTAGGTGAAGGTTCTGAATTTTTGT comes from the Labilibaculum sp. DW002 genome and includes:
- a CDS encoding LptE family protein; the protein is MNKIKTVFLSLIISIFVSACGLTKVGYNFSGGSLSPEVESFSVQFFPNRAPLVNPNLSNKFTEDLKEKFRGQTTLNEIVDADGHLNFDGEITGYQTRALDVTANDISATNRLTITIKVRFTNEKEPDNDFDKSFSAFADFDSTQQLSDVEDSLVEEILEQIIDDIYNAAVVNW
- a CDS encoding sigma-54 interaction domain-containing protein; the protein is MMDVQQIKLRFGIIGNTYALTRAIDIAVQVSPTDLSVLITGESGTGKEVFPQIIHQFSARKHAPYIPVNCGAIPEGTIDSELFGHEKGAFTGALSDRKGYFEVANNGTIFLDEIGELPLSTQVRLLRVLETGEFMKVGSSKVLKTNVRVVAATNINIPQAVKEGKFREDLFYRLNTVPIVMPALRKRREDIYLLFRKFAQDFAEKYRMPALRLNEGAQQILSAYRWPGNIRQLKNITEQISIIEKERQIGAENLQPYLPRNDEQMLPALYTDSSSKDKTFSSEREILYQVLFDMKKDMTDLKKLVFDLMQKDGDSSSLQKDNAVLIRKLYEDQEFDILQHQGQSQPATNIPTPNDSVIQDTEVFVEESLSLEDKEVELIKKALDKHNGKRKYAALDLGISERTLYRKIKEYDIN
- a CDS encoding sensor histidine kinase, which encodes MAINLKNLKESNEFLNILFDNITSALFILDTNARVESINESFSILFQKREEKILGDLCGNALGCKFAIEEKALCGETSHCKNCKLRNDILANMSQKVPTNNRKLTRDFYADDTTKDTKHFLYSTRHIQYNEKEYILVIVDDHTELEKQKAKLEEQNDSLKSLNEQKSKFLGIAAHDLRNPIGAINSFSELLIDSFDEFSKEDKTEFLNLIKDSSQFSLQLLNELLDISKIELGKLELNKEKINIENIVINTIKINKIFAKKKKIQIDFNSKIKNPSIKIDKSKIEQVLHNLLSNAIKYSNPETRVSVSIIETNAFLQISVTDQGVGIPEEEVKNLFTEFGTTSAKTTANESSTGLGLAIAKNIVVGHGGEIMANSKLGEGSEFLFTLPLN